A portion of the Clupea harengus chromosome 18, Ch_v2.0.2, whole genome shotgun sequence genome contains these proteins:
- the sb:cb1081 gene encoding sterile alpha motif domain-containing protein 9 yields MFHGFNMIHGDFCSEYTADVCNVIVPPRTETRDQLFAILALVNTYAPGSDFLLNQCEKFLQNRKHSTHGPPMFEDQMGRFSDLLVTYTNFENTTDYVRIAHPMIATKCVQLFRDHGLSMGEVTFLFLQNFCANTESPRLMQTTKSMLTLREMQGKNEGKERFSKLIRHVYEKEGKNKCRRLLMEASKIFQERTGFPQALARCYYLMVDKRWPIYEKDYINAEKWAKETIKRHPNNSFIIDTLGQVHKHHLFHYVGNGEKKCQSEVLRLGLLAINAFQEEEMAAEKEEAEESDNEATVNFSSIFNTRGKLGYLQVAEKLFESLQKINRDWRDVLTCSKRIQESLAVQFTRKSRNLTINLRAEVKKRFGFFEKYLTYSKPDSMKDDPIYIRKRANDCYAKYVEKPPRVLKMMHEDEDEMEEDVIVTMTDLQEFLRREDT; encoded by the coding sequence ATGTTCCATGGTTTTAATATGATCCATGGTGATTTCTGCTCAGAATACACAGCAGATGTATGCAATGTCATAGTGCCCCCGAGaacagagaccagagaccagCTCTTTGCAATTCTCGCCTTGGTCAATACGTACGCCCCTGGCTCTGACTTTCTTCTCAATCAGTGCGAGAAGTTTctgcaaaacagaaaacatagcACTCATGGACCACCAATGTTTGAGGATCAGATGGGACGTTTCTCCGATCTCTTAGTTACGTACACCAACTTTGAGAACACCACGGACTATGTGCGTATAGCTCATCCAATGATTGCCACTAAATGTGTTCAATTATTTAGAGACCATGGCCTAAGTATGGGTGAGGtgacttttctgtttctgcaGAACTTCTGCGCGAATACAGAATCTCCACGCCTGATGCAGACAACAAAGTCAATGCTCACTCTGCGAGAAATGCAAGGTAAAAACGAGGGGAAAGAAAGATTTTCCAAACTGATCCGGCACGTCTacgaaaaagaggggaaaaacaaaTGTAGAAGACTGTTGATGGAGGCTTCCAAGATCTTTCAAGAGCGGACAGGCTTCCCACAAGCTCTAGCACGTTGCTATTACCTCATGGTTGATAAAAGGTGGCCAATATATGAGAAGGACTACATCAATGCTGAAAAATGGGCAAAAGAGACCATCAAGAGACATCCCAATAATTCATTCATCATTGACACCCTGGGGCAAGTTCACAAACACCACTTGTTTCACTATGTGGGGAATGGAGAAAAGAAATGCCAATCTGAGGTATTGAGATTAGGACTTCTGGCTATCAACGCTTTTCAGGAGGAAGAAATGGCTGCTGAGAAGGAAGAGGCTGAAGAAAGTGACAATGAAGCCACTGTAaacttttcttccattttcaaCACAAGGGGAAAGTTGGGATATCTGCAGGTTGCTGAGAAGCTTTTTGAGAGTCTTCAAAAGATCAACAGAGATTGGCGTGATGTCCTCACTTGTTCTAAAAGGATTCAAGAATCCTTGGCCGTTCAATTTACGCGCAAATCCCGGAATCTCACTATCAATCTCAGAGCAGAGGTCAAGAAGAGGTTTGGGTTTTTTGAAAAATATCTCACCTACTCCAAACCTGATTCCATGAAGGATGACCCAATTTACATCAGAAAGCGCGCCAACGACTGTTACGCCAAATATGTAGAAAAACCACCTAGAGTTTTGAAAATGATGcatgaggatgaagatgagatggaggaagatgtgATAGTAACTATGACTGATTTACAAGAATTtttgaggagagaggacacCTAA